GGTACAAATCGCCCCGAAACCGTCCCTCTTTTACCGACTGATCGAGTTCCTGGTTGGTTGCCGCGATCAACCTTACATCGACGACTACCTTTTTCGTGCCTCCGAGGCGGTAATAAGGCACTCCATCTAGGACGCGGAGCAGCTTCACCTGCAGCTTGGGTTCAAGTTCGCCAACCTCATCCAGGAATAAAGTCCCCTTACTTGCGAGTTCGAAGAACCCCGGTTTTGAGCCTTCAGCGCCACTAAAGGCCCCCTTTTCGTACCCGAATAACTCACTTTCGACCAAATGTTCTGGAAGCGCGCCGCAGTTTACGTCGACCCAAGGTTGGTCACCTCGCTGGGAATGGAAGTGTAGGGCCCGTGCTATCAATTCCTTCCCTGTACCTGTTTCTCCGATGATGAGCACCGCAGCATTATGGTGGGCGACGCGCTCTACCATCTGCAGCAGTCGTCTCATTGACTCACTGCGAAACACTGCCTGCACGCCAGGCAAGTCTAGAATTACAGGTTCACTGCTCAAACGAAATGGCCTTTCGAAGCCTTGGGCCGGAGTGTAGGCCAGCAGAGTAGATGACCGCAACTCAAATAAAAAGCGGTACTTGGCCTGACAATGGCTTCCCAAAAGCCCTATTTCTAGGGCTTCTCAAACACTGGTTCGGTCGCCTCGGATACTCCCTGATAGTGGCGCAACCGCAGGACATGCTGTCTCAGTTGCGCTGGCGCACTGAGCCAATGTGTCCCAAGCTGTGGATTTTCATTTTGGTATTTATTCCTAAGCTACACAAAACAAAGAAAAATCTATGCTTTCTATTCACAGGGGGCCGTGGAAGGAGAAGTGCTTGATTAGAGGGTGCGAGGGTAACAATGCAGGCCGACCGACTTAAGGCTGGTGCATTCATCACATTGATCGCATTCTCAGGCGCCTCAGTGTTCGCCTACGGAATGCTCAACTGGCAAGCCCATGAAATAGTGCGGCTGGTGGTGTATATCGTCATCGCCGCCGTTGCTTCCGGGCTCAAGGTAAGCCTACCGGGCGTGAACGGGACGATGTCCGTCAACTTCCTGTTCGTCCTGCTCGGCATCGTCGAACTCAATCTTCCAGAAACTTTGCTCATTGGCCTCACGGGCATCATTACTCAGAGCCTGTGGAAGTCACGCAGAATCACCCCAGTTCACCTCACGTTCAACTTGGGCGGCAATGCGCTGGCGATCGGCGCTGCGTACTCGGCTTACGAGTTCGTGAACAACCGCTGGTTTGCACGCAGCCTTCCGCTGTCGCTGGTGGTTGCGGCTTCGGTGTACTTCCTGGCCAACACGATTCCGATCGCGGGAGTGATCTCGCTTACCGAGAACAAACCGGTCACAAAGACCTGGAAGGAATGCTATTTCTGGTGCTTCCCGTACTACCTGTTTGGTGCGGCCTTAACCGGACTAGCACACCTGATCAACCAGCATGCCGGATGGGAAACTTCGCTGCTCGCTTTCCCGGCGGTCTACTGGATCTATCGCTCGTACCGCCTGTACCTCGAACGCCTGGAGCATGAGAAGGGCCACGTTGAAGACATGGCCGCTCTGCACTTGCGAACCATTGAGGCACTGGCTCTGGCGATCGAAGCCAAAGATCACACTACCCATGAGCACCTTAAGCGCGTGCGCGTGTATGCGGTCGAAGTCGCGAAGCAGCTGAAGGTCTCGGAAGAAGAATTAGAAGCGCTGAGGGCTGCCTCATTGCTCCATGACATCGGCAAGCTGGCAGTGCCTGAACACATCATTTCCAAACCGGGAAAACTGACGCCCGAAGAATTCGAGAAGATGAAGATTCACCCCATCGTGGGCGCCGAGATTCTGCAGCGCGTTCAGTTCCCATATCCGGTTGTGCCTATCGTACGTGCTCACCACGAAAAGTGGGACGGCAGCGGATATCCGTTCGGCCTGCGTGGAGAAGAGATTCCGATTGGAGCCCGTATTCTGGCTGCAGTCGATTGCCTGGATGCGCTCGCCTCTGATCGTCAATATCGCCGCGCGCTGCCGCTGGACGAAGCCATGCGCCACGTAGAGATGGAAGCGGGCACTAGCTTCGATCCGGCAGTAGTTGCGGAACTCAAGAGGCACTATCAAGAGCTAGAGCGGCAGGCCCAGGATCAGGATCATCCGCTGGTCAGGCTCTCTACGGACGTAAAGGTCGAAAAGGGCACCCCTGCCGCAGGACTCGAGCACAACGAAGGCAACAAAGACGAACTGCCGGTTGTGGCAAAGGCTCATCAAGTGGAGTTCCTGTCGTCCATCGCGAGCGCACGTCAGGAAGCGCAGATGCTGTTCGAGCTCAGCCAGACCATCGGCAATTCGCTTTCGCTCGACGAAACGCTTTCAGTGTTGTCTGTGCGCTTGAAGCGATTGATTCCATACGACTCCATCGCGATCTACTGCAAGAAGGACGATCGCCTCGTCCCTGAGTTCGTCACTGGCGACAACTTCCGCTT
This Terriglobales bacterium DNA region includes the following protein-coding sequences:
- a CDS encoding HD domain-containing phosphohydrolase: MQADRLKAGAFITLIAFSGASVFAYGMLNWQAHEIVRLVVYIVIAAVASGLKVSLPGVNGTMSVNFLFVLLGIVELNLPETLLIGLTGIITQSLWKSRRITPVHLTFNLGGNALAIGAAYSAYEFVNNRWFARSLPLSLVVAASVYFLANTIPIAGVISLTENKPVTKTWKECYFWCFPYYLFGAALTGLAHLINQHAGWETSLLAFPAVYWIYRSYRLYLERLEHEKGHVEDMAALHLRTIEALALAIEAKDHTTHEHLKRVRVYAVEVAKQLKVSEEELEALRAASLLHDIGKLAVPEHIISKPGKLTPEEFEKMKIHPIVGAEILQRVQFPYPVVPIVRAHHEKWDGSGYPFGLRGEEIPIGARILAAVDCLDALASDRQYRRALPLDEAMRHVEMEAGTSFDPAVVAELKRHYQELERQAQDQDHPLVRLSTDVKVEKGTPAAGLEHNEGNKDELPVVAKAHQVEFLSSIASARQEAQMLFELSQTIGNSLSLDETLSVLSVRLKRLIPYDSIAIYCKKDDRLVPEFVTGDNFRLFSSLQIPMGQGLSGWVAQNRKAIVNGNPSVEPGYLADDTKFSTLRSALSVPLEGLQGVLGVLSLYHCEKDAFTNDHLRILLAIASKLGLSIENALKYRLAETSATTDYLTGLPNARSLFLHLDREMSRCRRHEETLTVLVCDLDGFKQVNDRFGHLEGNRLLRVFAQKLKESCREYDYVARMGGDEFVIVAPGLAPEASLERTSYFNDLAIEAGRQVTGEEIVSLSVGSAYYPKDGRDAEQLLAEADRRMYVVKQQHHAGVDIPQEVPRAAKVN